From Sphingobium sp. B2D3C:
ACGTTCATGGGCTTATCCATGCTCATTCTCCCCGCAGCGCGCGCGTGATGGTGTTGAGCCGGCCCTCGAGGAAGGAGAGCGTGGTGCGGTACTTCACCGCATTCTCCGCGAAGAGCGTCTGCTCGGTCGACATCTCGACGGTGTTGCCATCGCTGCTCGCCTGCAGCGGCACGCGATAGCCCATTGCCGTTTCCAGCGCGCCGGTCACCGAGCCCTGCTGGCTGGTGGCGCTGGCGAGCGCCTTCTCGAAATCGATGTCGCGCGCCTTGTACCCGGGGGTCGAGGCGTTCGCGATATTGGAGGCAAGCAGCTCCAGCCGCTGCGAGCGCAGCGCCAGTGCCTTGCCATGGATGCCGAACAATGCGTCGTCGAACGACATTTTTTCGTGCCTTCCCTAAAAGTCCGTGGGCCGCATCCGTTCTGACCGGTTGAAACTGGTCCGGTTCCGGCACGACCCATGCCCACGGGTATGGATTGCAAATGCCGTGCCAAACCAAATTGCCGCCGGCTGAGGCCGCGCGGACATGAGGATTTCCGCGCCTTTTGCGCAGGCGGGCGGCAAGGGTGGCAATGTTTTGCCGGTTGGCGGCAGAGTTTTGCCGGTGCGCACGTGCGCCCGGCAGCATGGGGGGATGAGCGGGACCATGTCGGATGTTGTGGGGTTGGATATTCTCGGCCACGTCTTCGCGCCGCTGCCCCTGCTGATGGTGCTGGGCGGCGCGATCATGA
This genomic window contains:
- the flgB gene encoding flagellar basal body rod protein FlgB — translated: MSFDDALFGIHGKALALRSQRLELLASNIANASTPGYKARDIDFEKALASATSQQGSVTGALETAMGYRVPLQASSDGNTVEMSTEQTLFAENAVKYRTTLSFLEGRLNTITRALRGE